One window from the genome of Phocoena phocoena chromosome 15, mPhoPho1.1, whole genome shotgun sequence encodes:
- the RUSF1 gene encoding RUS family member 1 yields the protein MAYVARSEALLCSEQFGSGTARGCRAAADGSLQWEPWGRRWWGFSGAFTTKPGGRDGGERVAPGTAVPPLSRLLAVFLPQGFPDSVSPDYLPYQLWDSVQAFASSLSGSLATHAVLLGIGVGNAKASVSAATATWLVKDSTGMLGRIIFAWWMGSKMDCNAKQWRLFADILNDVAMFLEIMAPIFPICFTMTICISNLAKCIVGVAGGATRAALTMHQARRNNMADVSAKDGSQETLVSLAGLLVSLLMLPLVSDCPSLSLGCFFLLTALHIYANYRAVRALVIETLNEGRLWLVLKHFLQRGEVLGPASANQMEPLWTGFWPSLSLSLGVPLHRVTSSVFELQKLVEGHQEPYLLRWDRSQNQVQVVLSQMAGPETILRAATHGLVLGALQGDGPLPGELEGLRNRVRAGPEKESCIIVRETHQVLDKLFPKFLKGLQDAGWRTENHQLEVDEWRATWLLCPEKKLL from the exons ATGGCATATGTCGCCAGGAGTGAGGCCCTACTGTGCTCCGAGCAGTTCGGCTCCGGGACGGCCCGGGGCTGCCGCGCCGCTGCCGACGGGAGCCTGCAGTGGGAGCCCTGGGGGCGGCGCTGGTGGGGGTTCTCTGGGGCCTTCACAACGAAACCCGGAGGAAGAGATGGGGGCGAAAGGGTGGCTCCCGGGACGGCCGTCCCACCTCTTTCCCGGCTCCTGGCTgtcttcctgcctcagggcttccCCGATAGCGTCAGCCCGGACTATCTGCCCTACCAGCTGTGGGATTCCGTGCAG gcCTTTGCTTCCAGCCTCTCGGGTTCCCTGGCCACCCACGCAGTCTTGCTGGGCATAGGGGTAGGGAACGCAAAAGCCTCTGTTTCAGCTGCCACGGCCACCTGGCTCGTGAAAG ATTCAACTGGCATGCTGGGCCGCATCATCTTTGCCTGGTGGATGGG GAGCAAAATGGACTGTAATGCCAAGCAGTGGAG GCTTTTTGCCGACATCCTCAATGATGTAGCCATGTTCCTCGAGATTATGGCTCCCATATTCCCCATCTGTTTCACCATGACCATCTGCATCAGCAACCTGGCCAAG TGCATTGTGGGCGTGGCTGGTGGGGCCACTCGGGCCGCACTGACCATGCATCAGGCCCGGAGAAACAACATGGCCGACGTGTCAGCCAAGGACGGCAGCCAG GAGACGCTGGTAAGCCTGGCAGGGCTCCTGGTCAGCCTCTTGATGCTTCCCCTGGTGTCAGATTGCCCTAG CTTAAGCCTTGGCTGCTTCTTTCTCCTCACTGCCCTCCACATCTATGCCAACTACCGGGCAGTCCGGGCCCTTGTCATAGAGACCTTGAACGAAGGCCGGCTCTGGCTGGTCCTGAAGCACTTCCTTCAGCGGGGAGAGGTACTTGGCCCCGCTTCAGCCAATCAGATGGAGCCGCTGTGGACAG GTTTCTGGCcatctctgtctctatccctGGGGGTCCCCCTACACCGTGTGACTTCCAG TGTCTTTGAGCTGCAAAAGCTGGTTGAGGGGCACCAAGAACCCTACCTCCTTCGCTGGGACAGGTCACAAA ACCAGGTACAGGTTGTCCTGAGCCAGATGGCAGGCCCTGAGACCATTCTGAGGGCTGCCACTCACGGACTGGTGCTTGGAGCCCTGCAGGGAGATGGACCCCTCCCAGGAGAGCTGGAGGGACTGAGGAACCGAGTACGGGCTG GTCCTGAGAAAGAGAGCTGCATCATCGTCAGGGAGACCCACCAAGTGTTGGACAAGCTATTTCCAAAGTTCTTGAAAG GACTGCAGGATGCGGGCTGGAGGACTGAAAATCACCAGCTAGAGGTGGATGAGTGGAGGGCCACATGGCTCCTGTGTCCAGAAAAGAAGCTCTTGTGA
- the SLC5A2 gene encoding sodium/glucose cotransporter 2: MEEHTEAGSAPGLGEQRALIDNPADILVIAAYFLLVIGVGLWSMCRTNRGTVGGYFLAGRSMAWWPVGASLFASNIGSGHFVGLAGTGAASGLAVAGFEWNALFVVLLLGWLFVPVYLTAGVITMPQYLRKRFGGRRIRLYLSVLSLFLYIFTKISVDMFSGAVFIQQALGWNIYASVIALLGITMIYTVTGGLAALMYTDTVQTFVILAGAFVLMGYAFHEVGGYSGLFDKYLGAMTSLTVSEDPAVGNISSSCYLPRPDSYHLLRDPVTGDLPWPALLLGLTIVSSWYWCSDQVIVQRCLAGKNLTHIKAGCILCGYLKLMPMFLMVMPGMISRILYPDEVACVVPEVCKRVCGTEVGCSNIAYPRLVVKLMPNGLRGLMLAVMLAALMSSLASIFNSSSTLFTMDIYTRLRPRAGDRELLLVGRLWVVFIVAVSVAWLPVVQAAQGGQLFDYIQSVSSYLAPPVSAVFVLALFVPRVNEKGAFWGLIGGLLMGLARLVPEFSFGSGSCVRPSACPALLCRVHYLYFAIVLFVCSGLLTLVVSLCTPPIPRKHLHRLVFSLRYSKEEREDLDAEELEGPASAPVQNGRPEHAVEMEEPPPPAPGRFRQCLLWFCGMSRGGAGSPPRPTQEEMAAAARRLEDISEDPSWARVVNLNALLMMAVATFLWGFYA, from the exons ATGGAGGAACACACAGAGGCAGGCTCAGCACCAGGGCTGGGGGAACAGAGGGCCCTAATTGACAACCCTGCCGACATCCTGGTCATTGCGGCTTATTTCCTGCTGGTCATTGGTGTCGGCTTGTGG TCCATGTGCAGAACCAACAGAGGCACCGTTGGCGGCTACTTCCTGGCGGGACGAAGCATGGCGTGGTGGCCG GTCGGGGCCTCTCTCTTCGCCAGCAACATCGGCAGTGGCCATTTCGTGGGCCTGGCAGGGACGGGCGCGGCAAGTGGCCTGGCTGTGGCTGGATTTGAGTGGAAT GCGCTGTTCGTGGTGCTGCTACTTGGCTGGCTCTTCGTGCCCGTGTACCTGACCGCGGGCGTCATTACGATGCCGCAGTACCTGCGAAAGCGCTTTGGCGGCCGTCGAATCCGCCTCTACTTGTCCGTGCTCTCGCTTTTTCTGTACATCTTCACCAAGATTTCG GTGGATATGTTCTCCGGGGCAGTATTCATTCAACAGGCTCTGGGCTGGAATATCTATGCCTCCGTCATCGCACTTCTGGGCATCACCATGATCTACACTGTGACAG GAGGGCTGGCAGCGCTGATGTACACGGATACGGTGCAGACCTTCGTCATTCTCGCGGGGGCCTTCGTCCTCATGGGTTACG CCTTCCACGAGGTGGGCGGGTATTCGGGGCTTTTCGACAAATACCTGGGGGCAATGACGTCCCTGACGGTGTCCGAGGATCCGGCGGTGGGCAACATCTCCAGCTCCTGCTATCTACCCCGGCCCGACTCCTACCATCTGCTCCGGGACCCTGTGACGGGGGACCTGCCGTGGCCTGCGCTGCTTCTGGGGCTTACCATTGTCTCAAGCTGGTACTGGTGCAGCGACCAG GTCATAGTGCAGCGCTGTCTGGCTGGGAAAAACCTGACCCACATCAAGGCGGGCTGCATCCTGTGCGGCTACTTGAAGCTGATGCCCATGTTCCTCATGGTCATGCCGGGCATGATCAGCCGCATTCTTTACCCGG ACGAGGTGGCGTGCGTGGTGCCAGAGGTGTGCAAGCGCGTGTGTGGCACCGAGGTGGGGTGCTCCAACATCGCCTACCCGCGGCTTGTCGTGAAGCTCATGCCCAACG GTCTGCGCGGACTCATGCTGGCGGTCATGCTGGCCGCGCTCATGTCCTCGCTGGCCTCGATCTTTAACAGCAGCAGCACGCTTTTCACCATGGACATCTACACGCGCCTGCGGCCCCGCGCGGGCGACCGCGAGTTGCTGCTAGTAGGACG GCTCTGGGTGGTGTTCATCGTGGCCGTGTCGGTGGCCTGGCTTCCCGTAGTGCAGGCGGCGCAGGGCGGGCAGCTCTTTGATTACATCCAGTCGGTCTCCAGCTACCTGGCGCCGCCGGTGTCGGCCGTCTTCGTGCTGGCGCTCTTCGTGCCCCGCGTCAATGAGAAG GGCGCCTTCTGGGGACTGATCGGGGGCCTGCTGATGGGTCTGGCACGCCTGGTTCCCGAGTTCTCCTTTGGCTCGGGCAGCTGCGTGCGCCCCTCGGCGTGCCCCGCGCTCCTCTGCCGCGTGCACTACCTCTACTTCGCCATCGTGCTCTTCGTCTGCTCCGGCCTCCTCACCCTCGTGGTCTCGCTGTGCACACCGCCCATCCCGCGCAAGCAC CTCCACCGCCTGGTTTTCAGTCTCCGGTACAGCAAGGAGGAGCGCGAGGACCTGGATGCTGAGGAGCTAGAAGGTCCAGCCTCAGCCCCTGTACAGAACGGGCGCCCTGAGCACGCGGTGGAGATGGAGG agcccccgcccccagctccagGCCGGTTCCGCCAGTGCCTGCTCTGGTTCTGTGGAAtgagcaggggtggggcaggcagtCCCCCACGCCCTACCCAGGAGGAGATGGCTGCCGCAGCCAGGCGACTGGAGGACATCAGTGAGGACCCAAGCTGGGCCCGAGTCGTCAACCTCAATGCCCTGCTCATGATGGCCGTGGCCACGTTCCTCTGGGGCTTTTATGCCTGA
- the TGFB1I1 gene encoding transforming growth factor beta-1-induced transcript 1 protein, translating to MEDLDALLSDLETTTSHMPRSGALKERPPEPLTSPLTQMGSGESSGASGDKDHLYSTVCKPRSPKPAAPAAPPFSSSCGVLGTGLCELDRLLQELNATQFNITDEIMSQFPSSKETAGEQKEDQSEDKKRPSLPPSPSPVLPKPSATSATLELDRLMASLSDFRVQNHLPASGPTQPPVPSSVNEGSPSPPGPAGKGSLDTMLGLLQSDLSRRGVPTQAKGLCGSCNKPIAGQVVTALGRAWHPEHFVCGGCSTALGGSSFFEKDGAPFCPECYFERFSPRCGLCNQPIRHKMVTALGTHWHPEHFCCVSCGEPFGDEGFHEREGRPYCRRDFLQLFAPRCQGCQGPILDNYISALSALWHPDCFVCRECFAPFSGGSFFEHEGRPLCENHFHARRGSLCATCGLPVTGRCVSALGRRFHPDHFTCTFCLRPLTKGSFQERAGKPYCQPCFLKLFG from the exons ATGGAGGACCTGG ATGCCCTGCTCTCTGACCTGGAGACCACAACCTCTCACATGCCAAGGTCAGGGGCTCTAAAAGAGCGGCCCCCAGAGCCCCTCACGTCTCCTCTGACACAG ATGGGGTCCGGGGAATCTTCAGGAGCCTCTGGGGACAAGGATCATCTGTACAG CACGGTATGCAAGCCTCGGTCCCCGAAGCCTGcggcccctgcagcccctccatTCTCCTCTTCCTGTGGTGTCTTGGGCACGGGTCTCTGTGAGCTAGACCGGTTGCTTCAGGAACTTAACGCTACTCAGTTCAACATCACAG ATGAAATAATGTCTCAGTTCCCATCTAGCAAGGAGACTGCAGGAGAGCAGAAGGAGGACCAATCTGAGGACAAGAAAAGGCCCAGCCT CCCTCCCAGTCCATCCCCTGTTCTCCCAAAGCCTTCGGCCACCTCAGCCACCCTGGAGCTAGATAGGCTGATGGCCTCACTCTCTGACTTCCGTGTCCAGAATCAT CTTCCGGCCTCTGGGCCAACCCAGCCACCAGTGCCAAGCTCTGTGAATGAgggctccccctccccaccagggccCGCTGGCAAAGGCAGCCTAGACACCATGCTGGGGCTGCTTCAGTCTGACCTCAGCCGCCGAGGCGTTCCCACCCAAGCCAAGGGCCTCTGTGGCTCCTGCAATAAACCCATTGCTGGGCAA GTGGTGACGGCGCTCGGCCGTGCTTGGCACCCTGAGCACTTCGTTTGCGGTGGCTGTTCCACAGCCCTGGGAGGCAGCAGCTTCTTCGAGAAGGATGGAGCTCCCTTCTGTCCCGAGTGCTACTTCGAGCGCTTCTCCCCACGATGTGGCCTCTGCAATCAACCCATCCGACAC AAGATGGTTACTGCCTTGGGCACCCACTGGCACCCGGAGCATTTCTGCTGCGTCAGTTGCGGGGAGCCCTTCGGAGATGAGG GTTTCCACGAGCGGGAGGGCCGCCCCTACTGCCGCCGAGACTTCCTGCAGCTCTTCGCCCCGCGCTGCCAGGGCTGCCAAGGCCCCATTCTGGATAACTACATCTCGGCGCTCAGCGCACTCTGGCACCCAGACTGTTTTGTCTGCAGG GAATGCTTCGCGCCCTTCTCGGGAGGCAGCTTTTTTGAGCACGAGGGCCGTCCGCTGTGCGAGAACCATTTCCACGCGCGGCGCGGGTCGCTGTGCGCCACGTGTGGCCTCCCGGTGACCGGCCGATGCGTGTCGGCCCTGGGCCGCCGCTTCCATCCGGACCACTTCACCTGCACCTTCTGCCTGCGCCCGCTCACCAAGGGCTCCTTCCAGGAGCGCGCGGGCAAGCCCTACTGCCAGCCCTGCTTCCTCAAGCTCTTCGGCTGA